A single region of the Tachyglossus aculeatus isolate mTacAcu1 chromosome X1, mTacAcu1.pri, whole genome shotgun sequence genome encodes:
- the PEX11G gene encoding peroxisomal membrane protein 11C has protein sequence MAALRGLVSALESYRERDRLIRTLGYGCQLIGGILLEKSHAKSEVGKSLLVFSEQLSHCRTVLRLFDDLSMLAYTKRYGLGTKEEDAILRWMSVFNNLADQLYYPCEHVAWAADAKIICTNSAKWWTFTTSLWGISLLLGIGRSLRTVLKLRRKLRSPEGNFTGQPSKRDQKAIEGQMKSEVLNLLSNLADLCNAVHWLPPGFLWAGRFPPWLVGLMGTLSSLIGLYRVSDGGNAGTL, from the exons ATGGCGGCCTTGAGGGGCCTGGTGTCCGCCCTGGAGTCCTATCGGGAGCGCGATCGGCTG ATCAGGACTTTGGGTTATGGCTGTCAGCTTATTGGCGGTATCTTGCTCGAGAAGTCTCATGCCAAATCTGAAGTGGGGAAAAGTCTCCTGGTTTTCTCCGAGCAGCTCAGCCACTGTAGGACAGTACTGCGCTTGTTTGATGACCTGTCCATGCTGGCTTATACCAAGCGGTATGGCCTGGGCACTAAG GAAGAAGATGCCATCCTACGTTGGATGTCTGTTTTCAATAACCTGGCCGATCAGCTCTACTATCCCTGTGAACATGTTGCATGGGCTGCTGACGCTAAAATTATTTGCACAAACTCTGCCAAGTGGTGGACATTTACCACCTCTCTCTGGGGTATTTCTCTTCTCCTAGGAATCGGACG ATCTCTGAGGACTGTGCTTAAGCTGAGAAGAAAGCTGAGGAGCCCAGAGGGAAACTTCACTGG CCAACCTTCCAAGAGGGATCAAAAGGCTATTGAAGGTCAGATGAAGTCAGAAGTTCTAAATCTTCTCAGCAATTTGGCCGATCTGTGCAATGCGGTCCACTGGTTGCCACCAGGGTTTCTTTGGGCTGGAAGATTTCCTCCGTGGTTGGTGGGTCTGATGGGCACCCTCTCCTCCCTGATTGGTCTGTACCGAGTATCCGATGGAGGAAATGCTGGCACTCTCTGA